One genomic segment of Tiliqua scincoides isolate rTilSci1 chromosome 6, rTilSci1.hap2, whole genome shotgun sequence includes these proteins:
- the ANXA10 gene encoding annexin A10, whose translation MLRFMPAKELVQIQVGNRGLLKIQGTIFPVPNFDPVMDAQLLGGALQGLYVNCNKDVLIDILTQRCNAQRLMDAEAYRNMYGRDLIMELKETLSHHFKDVMVGLMYPPASYDAHELWHAMKGAGTEQNCLIDILASRSNGEIFQMKEAYLMQYDSDLLQDIYSETSGHFRDTLMNLAQGTRQEGYADPAMAAQDAMVLWEACQQKTGEHKNLLQMILCNKSYQQLWMVFQEFQNISGQDIVDAINECYDGYFQELLVAIVLCVRDKASYFAYRLYNAIHELGFHNKTVIRILIARSEIDLMNIRQRYKERYGKSLFHDIKNFASGHYERALLAICAGDAEDY comes from the exons ATTCAGGGAACAATCTTCCCAGTTCCAAATTTTGATCCTGTTATGGATGCCCAGTTGCTAGGAGGAGCTCTGCAAGGTTTGTATGTTA ATTGCAATAAAGATGTGCTGATTGATATTCTAACACAGCGCTGCAATGCACAGAGGCTCATGGATGCTGAGGCTTACAGGAACATGTATGGCAGG GATTTGATTATGGAACTGAAAGAGACTCTCTCACACCACTTCAAGGACGTTATGGTTGGCCTGATGTATCCCCCTGCATCCTATGATGCCCATGAGCTCTGGCATGCTATGAAG GGAGCTGGCACAGAGCAGAACTGTCTAATTGATATATTAGCTTCAAGATCAAATGGAGAGATCTTCCAGATGAAAGAAGCCTACCTAATGC AATATGACAGTGACCTTCTTCAAGATATTTATTCTGAGACGTCTGGTCACTTCAGGGATACGCTTATGAACCTTGCACAG ggaACCAGGCAAGAAGGGTATGCAGATCCTGCTATGGCTGCTCAGGATGCTATG GTCCTATGGGAAGCATGCCAGCAAAAAACTGGGGAACACAAAAATTTGCTGCAAATGATTCTGTGCAACAAGAGCTACCAACAGTTGTGGATGG tttttCAAGAATTTCAGAATATCTCTGGGCAAGACATAGTAGATGCCATTAATGAATGTTATGATGGATACTTTCAAGAACTACTGGTAGCAATAG TTCTATGTGTTAGAGACAAAGCTTCCTATTTTGCATATAGACTTTACAATGCGATTCAC GAGTTAGGATTCCATAACAAAACAGTAATAAGGATTCTGATTGCCAGAAGTGAGATAGATCTGATGAATATAAGACAACGGTATAAGGAGAGATATGGCAAATCTCTCTTTCATGATATCAAG AATTTTGCTTCTGGACACTATGAGAGAGCTTTACTTGCCATCTGTGCTGGTGATGCTGAAGATTattaa